Proteins from a single region of Drosophila biarmipes strain raj3 chromosome 3R, RU_DBia_V1.1, whole genome shotgun sequence:
- the LOC108026345 gene encoding uncharacterized protein LOC108026345: protein MVKRYKGSRSVGASDGVSASSKDSDQVYCVLLHVVEAINFVGRDAIEREQIVMNAALNTVDFEVEGTHSTEKIIFNSNCIWECDMAGIKRIKTDHRPVKLTFYACRGGGADRKTVGSLLLPIRGLPVLSTSGSQNSPHLKMFWHKLICISSEFRSHKPEVLLMLAIIKKSILHTKDFDHLMQFTEVKSPPTPPMQSPGHSITASMLQSQANVYVQSLVQLGLLQVGNDPLVDCDIIEVVLQLKQLKNVSRLVKSLNQGRDPGSVILVFDFVGNVTNIELKLNESDSYILNDVLGLRFKTSLRSMRLYFQRIFYLPINMYMNGTAIANYRMDFTNLLPPDNYFSDKQKYTTNGSFSFNRFGRTDSGREPKPPLMEYTFSVDVKTIYSHQGQEAAEPTPSVASGVIREPKDRKNPAETSLSLKAASVNSLNVGAELSASEGSYRSSPPEDNHESDGLADLPKAQIRRKKSTRLSSGECLLESEDEQYLGQRFSASVVREGLNIDKSEEAPVSKPKENEHLSGESETDSASIKFSKKEIKDQRKPTRKSTAEESPRHNTPLPGKPKIKCHGSKELIRDSSQLKTKQPTDPSPILEELDPENFEELTSLDLFELEEKRQAKEAELESLRRQKINAESPLQMQMDRKIRNTKMTDIEVEGSNKHENTTDDVLSKSSSKLISEQKKSKHRLKAESHTELNVVPLTEESLSVLRNQALHKKQVEKMIFIEESYERSEEDPSYGHELPQKRNSYREKLRKEPRSPRTVKSLDCMDTDLETDLSSLIVRSKGKTTSKLITEELEDFEKTSTSTQGSRRPKTSKGDLNLRARWVEVNKAQSQALGETEKFIQETCRAELDEVLYEDQLALGLAKPLKAKKKMGKPKEVKSIDYESSFVEEVTYCESEGDLVNNAVHQVEEYLSMSEGNSRSAEFICSETEHRDVHVTFAQSKGVKKKLRASSAKDNINQMDFRNPEEYVSMSESNLKITAQKECAKKVKNVELTSSQEFLSISESNVNSEEMIYPEIGQQDGRILKKKNLRTTLVNEDPSHDYETLEEERVKPVKKKIIRKKSSAILEDKDPQDCAYETLEEASVRPVKKKIIRKKSSVILEDKGPVVYDYETLEEESVRPVKKKIIRKKSTVISENIEQTAILHATEEVAHTKPKKIVRKKAKPVCDNTLVDEYPKTKIVVNSRKEPKNLTTSEDDLSVEQPLKEINSISQKVKSWRRQQIDNFEQELARKELHYKKQLEEMENQEARTHLAANLDETFISNRTIAPSVDYEAKFKELEEHIALLKTEMEAQVRLFENRSGELRQENLQLYTEKTELKVRVAAMEQQIGDLKAQGSDDGDLKQVLGELRTQNLRCNKLASEKELYRKRWRRSLKRVHALKLAMYESNLERVHSNIKIEPIDLRKILTKDPMEFEREYGQFRRNGLSKFPFTSLSGSGDFSPPNKKRMSNNES from the exons ATGGTCAAACGTTATAAAGGCTCTCGCTCGGTGGGGGCTAGCGATGGTGTTAGTGCCAGCTCCAAGGACTCCGACCAGGTCTACTGCGTACTGCTTCATGTGGTCGAGG CGATTAACTTCGTGGGCCGCGATGCCATCGAACGGGAGCAAATAGTGATGAACGCCGCGCTGAACACAGTGGACTTCGAAGTGGAGGGCACCCATTCGACTGAGAAGATCATCTTTAACAGCAACTGCATCTGGGAGTGCGACATGGCCGGGATCAAGCGCATTAAGACAGACCATCGTCCTGTCAAGTTGACCTTCTATGCCTGCCGAGGCGGCGGAGCGGATCGGAAGACCGTGGGAAGCCTGCTCCTGCCCATACGGGGACTCCCGGTGCTCAGTACCAGCGGCAGCCAGAACTCACCCCACCTAAAGATGTTCTGGCATAAGCTCATCTGCATCAGCAGCGAGTTCCGTTCCCATAAGCCGGAGGTCCTGCTGATGCTGGCCATCATCAAGAAGTCCATTCTGCACACCAAGGACTTCGATCACCTCATGCAGTTCACCGAA GTAAAATCGCCACCCACACCGCCAATGCAGTCGCCAGGACACTCGATAACTGCCAGCATGCTTCAGTCCCAG GCCAACGTCTACGTACAGTCATTGGTGCAACTGGGCCTGCTGCAGGTGGGCAATGATCCGCTGGTCGACTGCGACATCATTGAGGTGGTGCTGCAGCTGAAACAGCTAAAGAATGTGTCCCGGCTGGTCAAGTCGCTCAACCAGGGAAGGGACCCCGGATCGGTGATCCTGGTGTTCGATTTTGTGGGCAATGTGACCAACATCGAGCTGAAGCTGAACGAGTCCGACTCCTATATCCTCAACGATGTCCTCGGGCTGCGCTTCAAGACATCCCTGCGCAGCATGCGGCTCTACTTCCAGCGCATCTTCTACCTGCCCATCAACATGTACATGAATGGAACGGCGATAG CCAACTACCGCATGGACTTTACCAATCTGCTGCCTCCGGACAACTACTTCTCCGACAAGCAAAAGTACACTACCAACGGCTCCTTTTCCTTCAACCGTTTTGGCAGAACGGACAGCGGTCGGGAACCCAAACCGCCCCTGATGGAGTACACTTTTAGTGTGGATGTCAAGACAATATACTCACACCAGGGTCAGGAGGCAGCGGAACCAACGCCTTCGGTAGCCAGCGGGGTTATCAGGGAGCCAAAGGATCGCAAGAATCCAGCAGAAACATCATTGTCACTGAAAGCTGCTTCGGTGAACAGTCTGAATGTGGGTGCCGAGCTGTCAGCCTCAGAAGGATCCTACAGATCCTCGCCTCCGGAGGACAATCACGAATCCGATGGACTCGCGGATCTACCAAAAGCTCAGATTAGGCGGAAAAAATCTACCAGATTGAGTAGTGGGGAGTGTCTTCTGGAGAGCGAGGATGAGCAGTATCTGGGTCAGAGATTCTCCGCGTCGGTAGTTCGTGAGGGTTTGAATATAGATAAAAGTGAAGAGGCTCCAGTATCAAAACCTAAGGAAAATGAACACCTTTCAGGTGAATCTGAAACTGACTCCGCTAGTataaagttttcaaaaaaagaaatcaaagaTCAGCGGAAGCCTACAAGAAAATCTACTGCAGAGGAATCTCCAAGACATAATACACCTCTGCCAGGCAAACCCAAGATTAAGTGCCATGGATCTAAAGAGCTTATTAGGGATTCTTCtcaattaaaaaccaaacaacCAACAGATCCTAGTCCGATTTTAGAGGAACTAGATCCAGAGAATTTCGAAGAACTTACCTCGTTAGACTTGTTTGAGTTGGAAGAAAAGAGGCAAGCCAAAGAAGCCGAATTGGAGTCCCTTCGTAGGCAAAAGATAAATGCTGAATCTCcactgcaaatgcaaatggatCGTAAAATAAGGAATACCAAAATGACTGACATTGAAGTGGAAGGAAGTAATAAACATGAAAATACAACCGATGATGTCCTATCAAAATCTTCTAGTAAACTAATCTCAGAGcagaaaaaaagcaaacatcGTCTAAAAGCGGAATCACATACAGAACTAAACGTCGTTCCTTTAACCGAAGAAAGTCTTTCTGTATTAAGAAATCAGGCTCTTCATAAAaaacaagtggaaaaaatgaTCTTCATAGAGGAAAGCTATGAAAGAAGTGAGGAGGACCCTAGTTATGGACACGAGCTTCCACAAAAACGAAATTCCTATAGGGAAAAACTAAGAAAGGAACCAAGATCCCCAAGGACTGTAAAATCTTTAGATTGCATGGACACAGATTTAGAAACTGACTTAAGTTCCCTTATTGTACGAAGCAAAGGTAAAACTACATCGAAATTGATTACCGAGGAATTGGAAGACTTTGAAAAAACGTCCACTAGTACCCAGGGCTCTAGAAGACCCAAAACATCTAAGGGCGATCTGAACCTTCGAGCCCGTTGGGTGGAGGTCAATAAGGCGCAGAGCCAAGCCTTGGGTGAAACCGAAAAGTTTATACAGGAGACGTGTCGCGCCGAGCTCGACGAGGTTCTTTACGAGGACCAGTTGGCGCTCGGCCTGGCAAAGCCTCTTaaggccaaaaagaaaatgggTAAGCCCAAGGAAGTCAAAAGCATCGATTATGAAAGCTCCTTTGTCGAGGAAGTTACTTACTGTGAGTCTGAAGGGGATCTAGTCAATAATGCGGTGCACCAGGTGGAGGAATATCTCTCTATGTCGGAAGGCAATTCCAGATCCGCTGAATTTATTTGTTCAGAAACGGAACACCGGGATGTACATGTTACCTTTGCTCAATCTAAGGGGGTAAAGAAAAAGTTGAGAGCTTCGTCTGCCAAGGATAACATAAACCAGATGGACTTTAGGAACCCCGAGGAGTATGTCTCTATGTCTGAGAGTAACTTAAAAATCACTGCCCAAAAAGAGTGTGCGAAAAAAGTGAAGAACGTGGAACTTACCAGCTCCCAAGAATTTCTTTCAATTTCTGAGAGCAATGTAAACTCCGAGGAGATGATATATCCAGAAATTGGCCAACAGGATGGACGAATCCTTAAAAAGAAGAATCTTAGGACGACTTTGGTGAATGAAGATCCCTCCCATGATTACGAAACATTGGAAGAGGAAAGAGTTAAGCCGGTGAAAAAAAAGATCATCAGAAAAAAGTCATCTGCTATTTTAGAAGATAAAGATCCCCAGGACTGTGCTTACGAAACTCTGGAAGAGGCATCAGTTAGGCCAGTGAAAAAGAAGATAATCAGGAAAAAGTCATCGGTTATATTAGAAGATAAAGGTCCAGTGGTCTATGATTACGAAACTCTGGAAGAGGAGTCTGTTAGGCCAGTGAAAAAAAAGATAATCAGGAAAAAGTCAACGGTTATATCGGAGAACATTGAACAAACGGCTATCCTACATGCCACAGAGGAAGTGGCTCATACTAAGCCTAAGAAAATAGTTCGGAAGAAGGCAAAACCGGTGTGTGACAACACATTGGTTGATGAATATCCGAAAACTAAAATAGTGGTCAATTCTCGAAAGGAACCCAAGAATTTAACCACTTCCGAAGATGATTTAAGCGTTGAACAGCCCTTAAAAGAAATCAATTCGATAAGTCAGAAGGTCAAGTCGTGGCGAAGGCAACAAATTGACAATTTTGAGCAGGAGTTAGCCCGAAAGGAGTTGCATTATAAGAAGCAATTGGAAGAGATGGAGAACCAAGAGGCCAGAACACATTTGGCGGCTAATCTGGATGAAACTTTTATCAGCAATAGAACAATTGCGCCTAGTGTTGACTATGAGGCCAAGTTCAAGGAACTGGAGGAGCACATAGCCCTTTTAAAAACGGAGATGGAGGCGCAGGTGAGGCTCTTTGAGAATCGCAGTGGAGAGCTGCGACAGGAGAACCTTCAGCTTTACACCGAGAAGACGGAGCTTAAGGTCCGCGTCGCGGCCATGGAGCAGCAGATTGGCGACCTCAAAGCCCAGGGCTCCGACGATGGAGATCTCAAGCAGGTTCTTGGCGAACTAAGGACCCAGAATTTACGGTGCAATAAGCTTGCCAGCGAAAAGGAGCTCTACAGAAAGCGGTGGCGAAGATCCCTCAAGCGAGTGCATGCCCTCAAGTTGGCCATGTACGAAAGCAATTTGGAGAGGGTTCACAGCAACATTAAAATTGA ACCCATTGACCTGCGAAAGATCCTGACCAAGGACCCCATGGAATTCGAGCGGGAGTATGGACAGTTTCGCAGAAATGGGCTGTCAAAATTTCCCTTCACCTCGCTGTCGGGATCCGGCGACTTTTCACCTCCTAACAAAAAGCGAATGTCGAACAACGAGTCTTGA
- the LOC108026302 gene encoding zinc finger protein Xfin — protein sequence MLPTDICRTCALQNGHLLPLSTCLDGDASKSYYDVLQELTQIDAQLQSSDDGLPQHLCPDCWTRLESAHAFVEQAKRVNVELLARFRQCLDEIPIDIPEEQNIKTEVDLEDEGNKCEVAVDSAAMDIKWQPESASEDDILDAAESDEDEVDKKTYHLRRSSRKVKLAVESEDEDVKPSEPEATPVKRRRGRPPGPSKNQSMTSDGRHACEVCGKTFSWYRDMQRHAKIHFEQASFVCETCGKGFLRKDKYMFHLRCHKKREAKWRALQSGKEWRFAERLYSSGKLKKIECKLCGLSCHRMEELRLHIKTHVDVKSLAHLRKDSDVVREHFPGFPCDLDTIKQQICAEIGEGHLEKFACIVNFHGYELALSDSDEEPESKDTKYHCFVCNLFFARKHRLIRHTLEEHSESASSLPWQRCSFCKVGFLCLTLYNEHLSTQCQSKLKRYRCRKCPGKFMWPENLQNHACSNRLEDKIVSKKIMCSLCDAALPSLPQLRGHLITHQHDLNGISPEFNSSFFLAFYPNGLDCTTSDLAARIAEDFEVQDFDRYYNVCTESGQELDLFDSETELSEEENKTFTCLLCGEVASTLTVLMQHQKTVHADGFTDLPCPCENCEARFVSKALLQQHRRHRCAKKHSRYHCQSCSIRFVWQNNYERHLKTHHSKKEDDEQGTTKLQCSECEKVFNWHKDLNRHKRLHQPQSAAQFDCPHCHRRFHRKDGLKSHLKVHAGEQSEVKEHHIVPSVDQGLALTRLSRPHGCKQIQCMICLSIHSKITDLRTHMRSHQYGLSFSEDRDIPSASRAFYPELETPLDRIELAERIMADVQKELELDRFISITNEAGLELNIDSSETDTESEQEEHQTAQRYSCNLCSTAVRRKHQLYAHQLAEHKWEDAFLACTLCQARFVNESLLDRHSRTLCHNAQKIFQCRKCPLRFRWKDNLKLHISLYHQHVEIPVPDDASQAEGDLQCGKCPRSFKMQKDLTRHTLMHGQESNIFRCRWCARRFYRRANLLQHIARHGISVSQLPYAEAILDSYMNPGGRKKVECRVCSVSFPTIAALRLHLETMPAGSHHDISSLQNYSITNQLGFEMDLEDSETDDDEARTHSKPPSAPDFYTCGMCQLKCSRKFELYQHQQAMHRMEKITDGCDRCIFKSVCPEIISHHKKTQCENREKQFVCTRCGYKFMWECNLLHHMQLQHERLEDQELDESKETSGEEPKPESQVFQCGLCTRKYNRKDRLTAHLKKFHGPDGKDSNKVQLSNRPTSPKEPKRFLCAFCGKAVSSSSNLIIHMRRHTGEKPFKCDYCTMAFPRSSDLQCHRRTHTGERPHVCTVCQKGFARSYKLQQHMRIHSGERPYKCTYCEKSFTQSNDLTLHIRRHTGERPYQCGVCGERFIQGTALKNHRMQQNHNEEGFESVESTRRTVLEQFIA from the exons ATGCTGCCCACTGACATTTGTCGCACTTGTGCGCTGCAAAATGGCCATTTGCTGCCCTTGTCCACCTGCTTGGACGGAGACGCCTCCAAAAGTTACTATGATGTGCTCCAGGAACTCACGCAAATCGAT GCCCAGCTGCAGAGCTCGGATGATGGCCTGCCGCAGCACCTGTGCCCCGATTGCTGGACGAGATTGGAGAGTGCCCACGCGTTCGTGGAGCAGGCCAAACGGGTCAATGTAGAGCTGTTGGCTCGCTTTAGGCAGTGTCTGGATGAAATTCCCATCGACATTCCCGAGGAGCAGAACATAAAGACCGAGGTGGATCTCGAGGACGAGGGCAACAAGTGCGAGGTGGCTGTGGACTCGGCGGCTATGGACATCAAATGGCAGCCGGAAAGTGCCAGCGAGGATGATATCCTTGACGCAGCGGAGAGTGATGA AGATGAGGTGGACAAGAAGACGTATCATCTGCGGCGAAGTTCGCGAAAAGTCAAGCTGGCAGTGGAGAGCGAAGATGAGGA tgttaaaCCATCTGAACCCGAAGCAACCCCCGTCAAGCGGCGTAGAGGACGTCCACCAGGCCCATCCAAGAACCAGTCGATGACCAGCGATGGCCGCCACGCCTGTGAGGTGTGTGGGAAGACCTTTTCGTGGTACCGCGACATGCAGCGCCATGCCAAGATCCACTTCGAGCAGGCCTCGTTCGTGTGTGAAACTTGTGGCAAGGGTTTTCTGCGGAAGGACAAGTATATGTTTCACCTACGCTGTCACAAGAAGCGCGAGGCCAAATGGAGGGCTCTCCAGTCGGGAAAAGAATGGCGCTTCGCAGAGCGACTTTATAGTTCCGGCAAGTTGAAGAAAATCGAATGCAAATTGTGTGGTTTGAGTTGCCATCGAATGGAGGAGCTTCGACTTCACATCAAGACTCATGTGGACGTGAAGAGCTTAGCCCATTTGAGAAAAGATAGCGATGTAGTCAGAGAGCATTTTCCCGGATTTCCTTGCGACCTTGACACTATCAAGCAGCAGATCTGCGCTGAAATAGGCGAAGGGCATTTGGAGAAGTTTGCCTGTATTGTAAATTTCCATGGCTATGAGTTGGCCCTCAGTGATTCCGATGAAGAGCCTGAAAGCAAAGATACAAAATATCATTGCTTTGTGTGCAATCTGTTCTTCGCTCGCAAACATCGCTTGATTAGGCACACGCTGGAGGAACACTCTGAATCCGCTTCATCGCTTCCCTGGCAGCGCTGCAGTTTCTGCAAGGTGGGTTTCCTCTGCCTAACACTCTACAACGAACACCTAAGCACCCAATGCCAAAGCAAGTTAAAGCGATATCGCTGCCGTAAATGTCCCGGGAAGTTTATGTGGCCGGAAAACCTGCAAAACCACGCGTGCTCAAATCGGCTCGAGGACAAGATTGTATCCAAGAAGATTATGTGCTCATTGTGTGATGCTGCGCTACCCAGTTTGCCGCAACTTCGCGGTCACCTAATCACGCACCAACACGATTTAAATGGCATTAGTCCGGAATTCAATTCCTCCTTCTTTCTCGCCTTTTATCCTAATGGATTGGACTGCACTACCTCAGATCTGGCCGCCCGTATAGCTGAGGATTTCGAAGTCCAGGACTTTGATCGCTATTACAACGTCTGCACTGAAAGTGGTCAAGAGCTGGATCTTTTTGATTCCGAAACAGAGCTGAGCGAAGAGGAAAACAAGACATTCACGTGTCTCTTGTGCGGAGAGGTTGCGAGTACACTCACAGTTTTGATGCAGCACCAAAAGACCGTGCATGCCGATGGGTTCACCGATCTTCCCTGTCCCTGCGAGAATTGTGAAGCTCGATTCGTCAGCAAAGCCCTTCTGCAACAACACCGCCGTCACCGTTGCGCCAAGAAACACTCCCGATATCACTGCCAGAGTTGCAGTATCCGATTCGTTTGGCAGAATAACTATGAGAGACATCTGAAGACCCATCATAGCAAAAAGGAAGATGATGAACAAGGGACCACCAAGTTGCAGTGCAGCGAATGCGAAAAG GTATTTAACTGGCACAAAGATCTCAATCGTCACAAGAGACTGCATCAACCTCAGTCGGCAGCCCAGTTTGACTGTCCACACTGCCACCGCAGGTTCCACCGAAAGGATGGCCTGAAGTCTCACCTTAAAGTACATGCGGGAGAACAATCTGAAGTTAAGGAGCACCATATAGTTCCAAGCGTTGACCAAGGCCTGGCTCTCACCCGACTTAGTCGTCCCCATGGTTGCAAGCAGATTCAGTGCATGATCTGCCTCTCAATTCACTCAAAGATAACTGATCTGAGGACTCATATGAGATCTCATCAATATGGATTAAGTTTTTCAGAAGATAGAGATATTCCTAGTGCCTCGAGGGCTTTCTATCCCGAACTGGAAACACCTTTAGATAGAATCGAACTTGCTGAACGGATTATGGCCGATGTACAAAAGGAACTCGAGTTGGATCGATTTATTTCTATCACAAATGAGGCTGGTCTAGAACTGAATATCGACAGCAGCGAGACTGACACTGAGTCTGAGCAGGAGGAGCATCAAACAGCGCAAAGATATTCTTGCAATCTGTGTAGCACGGCTGTGAGAAGAAAGCATCAGTTGTATGCTCATCAGCTAGCGGAGCACAAGTGGGAGGACGCATTCCTTGCATGCACCCTTTGCCAAGCTAGATTTGTTAACGAATCCTTGCTAGATCGACACTCCAGAACTCTCTGTCACAATGCGCAGAAGATATTTCAGTGTCGCAAGTGCCCGCTTCGTTTTCGCTGGAAAGATAACCTTAAGCTTCACATAAGCCTTTACCATCAGCATGTAGAAATTCCAGTCCCAGATGATGCTTCTCAAGCCGAAGGTGACCTGCAGTGTGGAAAGTGCCCGCGTAGCTTTAAGATGCAGAAGGATCTCACACGTCACACCCTCATGCACGGCCAGGAATCGAACATCTTCCGGTGCCGTTGGTGTGCACGCCGCTTCTATCGCAGGGCCAATCTCCTTCAGCATATCGCTCGTCATGGAATAAGTGTAAGTCAGCTGCCCTATGCAGAGGCAATTCTGGATTCCTACATGAATCCTGGAGGTCGGAAAAAAGTGGAGTGCCGAGTGTGCAGTGTAAGCTTTCCCACCATTGCTGCTCTGCGCTTGCATTTGGAAACCATGCCCGCAGGTAGTCACCACGACATATCCTCACTTCAAAACTACTCGATTACCAACCAGCTGGGTTTCGAGATGGATTTGGAGGATTCGGAgactgatgatgatgaagctAGGACACACTCTAAACCCCCTAGCGCCCCCGATTTTTACACCTGCGGAATGTGTCAACTGAAGTGCTCTCGGAAATTCGAGCTCTACCAACACCAGCAGGCCATGCACCGCATGGAGAAGATCACCGATGGTTGTGATAGATGTATTTTCAAGAGCGTCTGCCCCGAAATCATTTCTCACCACAAAAAGACGCAGTGTGAGAACCGGGAAAAGCAGTTCGTATGCACTCGCTGTGGTTACAAGTTCATGTGGGAATGTAACTTGTTGCATCACATGCAGCTGCAGCATGAAAGGCTCGAGGATCAAGAGTTAGATGAGTCTAAGGAGACATCAGGTGAAGAACCAAAGCCCGAGAGCCAGGTATTTCAGTGTGGTCTTTGTACAAGGAAATACAACCGCAAGGATCGACTGACAGCTCACTTGAAGAAGTTCCATGGACCCGATGGCAAGGATTCTAATAAAGTACAGCTCTCGAATAGACCCACATCTCCTAAGGAACCAAAAAGGTTCCTGTGTGCCTTCTGTGGCAAGGCGGTCAGCTCCTCTTCAAACCTCATCATTCACATGCGCCGTCATACTGGGGAGAAGCCCTTCAAGTGTGATTATTGCACAATGGCTTTCCCCCGTTCCTCTGACCTCCAGTGCCATCGGCGGACGCACACCGGCGAACGACCACATGTGTGCACAGTTTGCCAGAAGGGATTCGCCCGATCGTACAAACTGCAACAGCACATGCGAATCCACAGCGGGGAGCGGCCCTACAAGTGCACATATTGCGAGAAGAGCTTCACGCAGTCCAACGACCTGACCCTCCACATTCGCAGGCACACAGGCGAGCGGCCCTACCAGTGCGGAGTTTGTGGTGAGCGTTTTATCCAGGGAACTGCCCTGAAGAACCATCGGATGCAGCAGAACCACAACGAGGAGGGATTCGAATCAGTCGAATCTACGAGGCGCACGGTTCTGGAGCAGTTTATTGCATAG
- the LOC108026346 gene encoding myogenesis-regulating glycosidase, with product MRLLLLSLLLASCCLWEAVNSCASIEQRYKFPNSNIYVRLRRGDKLQYELMKGEKSLQMVTFDNFESSANLVETSSGSYQLSDGTSTVEFTLVKNGVVSGTGSDITHVKVSRDQVLQGSQPRDCFPLKTGTTHWFSGPEQKQHYWPVERQRHSNYSYLPKELDNFGVGERYWLNGDGVFLYVESNTPLFIDQNTADHPDQLCLSATSELPYDPRVTSAKFVYHVAVAKDAKAAHKYAVKKFHGQPTGYPDERMVMHPVWSTWALYKAEVTDEVVRDFAKQILDNGFNNSQLEIDDDWEDCYGALTFRKNKFPDSKKLTDDLKALGFRVTLWIHPFINNNCTAIYEEAKSLGYLVLDHEGSSDTQWWNSKPKDAAILDFTKTEVQQWFTKRLKRLQDEDGIDSFKFDAGETSWLPSDPVLQASSSMVTPLQAVGDYVRTVAAFGDMVEVRSAQNTQDQPIFVRIVDKDSEWGWNNGLLTLISSMLQMNLNGYPFVLPDMIGGNGYYEKPPTKELFLRWLQANVFMPALQFSFVPWNFDDEAIAISKNFTALHASYTPYIMKLFKRAVDSGEPVNAPLWWIAPTDEVAQSIYDEFLLGDDIIAAPIVTEGATKRDIYLPEGEWKDGNSDQAYTGPTWVMDYAAPLDTLPYFVRVGFTLE from the exons ATGAGGCTGCTTTTACTATCTCTGCTGTTGGCATCTTGCTGCCTCTGGGAGGCGGTCAACAGTTGCGCCAGCATCGAGCAGCGCTACAAGTTCCCCAACAGCAATATCTACGTGCGGCTGAGGCGAGGTGATAAGTTACAGTACGAGCTGATGAAGGGTGAAAAATCCCTGCAAATGGTGACCTTTGACAACTTCGAGAGCAGCGCCAATCTGGTGGAGACCAGCAGCGGCAGCTACCAGCTCAGCGATGGCACCAGCACAGTGGAGTTCACCCTGGTCAAAAATGGCGTGGTCTCCGGCACAGGCAGCGATATAACCCATGTGAAGGTTTCCCGCGATCAGGTGCTGCAGGGCAGCCAACCCAGGGATTGTTTCCCCCTGAAGACGGGCACCACCCACTGGTTCAGTGGTCCAGAGCAGAAGCAGCACTACTGGCCGGTGGAGCGCCAGCGACACAGCAACTACTCCTATCTTCCCAAGGAACTGGACAACTTTGGGGTGGGAGAACGATACTGGCTGAACGGCGATGGAGTTTTCCTGTACGTGGAGAGCAACACTCCCCTGTTTATCGATCAGAATACTGCGGACCATCCGGATCAGCTGTGCCTGAGTGCCACCAGTGAACTGCCCTATGATCCGCGGGTCACCTCCGCCAAGTTCGTTTACCACGTGGCTGTGGCCAAGGATGCCAAGGCGGCTCATAAGTACGCGGTGAAAAAGTTCCACGGACAACCCACTGGTTATCCAGATGAGCGAATGGTCATGCACCCCGTGTGGTCCACCTGGGCTCTGTACAAGGCCGAGGTTACCGACGAAGTGGTTCGCGACTTTGCCAAGCAGATCCTGGACAATGGCTTCAACAACAGCCAACTGGAAATCGATGATGATTGGGAGGATTGCTATGGAGCTCTGACCTTTAGAAAGAACAAGTTCCCCGACAGCAAAAAACTGACCGATGACCTCAAGGCCTTGGGCTTCCGTGTGACCCTCTGGATTCATCCCTTCATTAACAACAACTGTACGGCCATTTATGAAGAGGCCAAGTCGCTGGGTTATTTGGTGCTGGACCACGAGGGCAGCTCCGACACGCAGTGGTGGAACAGTAAGCCCAAGGATGCGGCCATTCTGGACTTCACCAAAACCGAGGTTCAGCAGTGGTTCACCAAGCGTTTGAAGCGTCTGCAGGATGAGGATGGCATCGATAGCTTCAAGTTCGATGCCGGAGAGACCAGTTGGCTTCCCAGTGATCCAGTGCTGCAGGCCAGCAGCTCCATGGTGACTCCCCTGCAGGCGGTGGGAGATTACGTGCGAACTGTGGCCGCTTTCGGCGACATGGTGGAGGTGCGATCGGCCCAGAACACCCAGGATCAGCCCATCTTCGTGCGCATCGTGGACAAGGACTCCGAGTGGGGATGGAACAATGGCCTGCTCACGCTGATCTCGTCGATGCTGCAGATGAACCTCAATGGATATCCCTTCGTCCTGCCCGACATGATTGGTGGTAACGGCTACTATGAAAAGCCGCCCACCAAGGAGCTCTTCTTGCGCTGGCTCCAGGCCAATGTCTTCATGCCCGCCCTGCAGTTTTCCTTCGTGCCGTGGAACTTTGACGATGAGGCCATCGCGATCAGCAAGAACTTCACTGCCCTTCATGCCAGCTACACGCCCTACATCATGAAGCTCTTCAAGCGGGCCGTGGATTCTGGGGAACCCGTGAATGCTCCGCTCTGGTGGATCGCCCCCACTGATGAGGTGGCGCAGTCTATCTATGATG AGTTCCTTTTGGGCGATGACATCATAGCTGCTCCCATCGTGACTGAGGGCGCCACTAAGCGAGATATCTACCTGCCGGAGGGCGAGTGGAAGGATGGTAATAGCGACCAGGCATACACCGGACCCACCTGGGTCATGGACTACGCTGCTCCTCTGGACACGCTGCCTTACTTTGTGCGTGTGGGATTCACACTCGAGTAG